In a single window of the Flavivirga spongiicola genome:
- a CDS encoding pirin family protein: MKTIIHKADTRGYANHGWLKSHHTFSFASYQDAERMNFGALRVLNDDVVQPKMGFGTHPHQNMEIISIPLKGALSHKDSMENKQAIEVDEVQVMSAGTGLTHSEFNDSKTDSVNFLQLWIIPETMNVTPNYEQRKFNDLAQKNTLQTLVAPKDKLEGEALPISQQAYIYRSDLDSGHEITLHPKNENNGFYIFLVEGEIEVEDLTLKNRDAIGVYETDNVLIKSKGDSKILIIEVPMN; this comes from the coding sequence ATGAAAACAATAATTCACAAAGCAGATACCAGAGGATATGCCAATCATGGTTGGCTTAAATCACATCACACATTTAGTTTTGCTAGTTATCAAGATGCAGAACGCATGAATTTTGGAGCGCTCCGAGTACTTAATGATGATGTCGTGCAGCCAAAAATGGGTTTTGGTACGCACCCGCATCAAAACATGGAAATTATTTCTATTCCATTAAAAGGCGCATTGTCCCACAAAGATAGTATGGAAAATAAACAAGCTATAGAAGTAGATGAAGTACAAGTAATGAGTGCTGGTACAGGTTTAACGCACTCAGAGTTTAACGACAGCAAAACTGATAGCGTTAACTTTTTACAACTTTGGATTATTCCAGAAACAATGAATGTAACGCCAAATTATGAACAAAGAAAGTTTAATGATTTAGCTCAGAAGAATACCTTGCAAACCCTTGTAGCACCAAAAGATAAGTTAGAAGGTGAAGCATTACCTATTAGCCAGCAAGCCTATATATATCGCTCAGATTTAGATTCGGGACATGAAATAACATTGCATCCAAAAAATGAAAATAATGGCTTTTATATCTTTTTAGTTGAAGGAGAAATAGAAGTAGAAGACTTAACACTTAAAAATAGAGATGCCATAGGTGTTTATGAAACCGATAACGTTTTAATAAAATCTAAAGGAGACTCTAAAATATTAATCATTGAAGTACCAATGAATTAA
- a CDS encoding CAL67264 family membrane protein has protein sequence MTMNKNTVLAWATWIMIFVGLALIGLGAFRYDDVAGWGFAAVGVGFFANAWVFNALKGRV, from the coding sequence ATGACAATGAATAAAAACACTGTGCTGGCGTGGGCCACATGGATAATGATTTTTGTAGGACTGGCATTGATTGGTCTAGGAGCATTTAGGTACGATGATGTTGCAGGTTGGGGCTTTGCAGCTGTAGGTGTAGGTTTTTTTGCTAACGCATGGGTGTTTAATGCCTTAAAAGGAAGAGTATAA